AAATATTTATGCAACAACTCATGCCGGTCAATCAAAAACCAGACATCTAAGCTGAGACATAAGTAGGCAAGGGATGGTACAAGAAGTTGTCGTCTCTGTGGGCCTGACCTGAGATCACATTTAGTTTGGGGAGAAacataggggtgagcatttggcccgtaaTCCGTGGATTTAACCGAGATCAACCGTATTTTTGCGGATGGATGTCCGGACCGTTAGTTAATGGGATGGACGCGGATGGGATTTTTGATATCCAACGGATGATGGATTAAGTCCGGATGCaatcttgaaaatccgttggacatccatattcGTTAAGTTAAGGGCATTTATATAATTTTAGAAAATACTATAGATAAATTGAGAATTTCCGACGTGGTTGCTTGGGGTGTTGTATATGACACTTatatatttgtatacatataGGATATGTAGGTTCTATAAGAAGTTATTTATGTTggctttattttttaattataaattttaattaaaacaaaTCCGTTGGATTATCCGTATCCAATCTGTCCATCCATTGGATGCGaatccgttggatgttggattggatgcggatgctaaATTTGAAATTCGTAGTGTATTGGATTGCatgcggatgaggtgaaaaccggtTCATACCCGCCCATGCTCAGAAACAACCAGAACTgatcaaaagttgaaaaccggaaAATAATTTCAAATATAGTTGGCCCATTCTCGTATAGTGGTATCTACATGAAGATAACCCAATGTAAGAAGTCAAATTCTTGAATCAAACAGACGGAGGCAACCCTCCTTTAGCTACTAACAAAAGGATGAAAATGATTGTGATGGTGTGTCTCCATTCATCCGTTTTTAGCCACgttttcttaagttttttttGAATTAGATGGATATAAAGTCAGATTAGGAGTTGCCAGGAAATTGTGTTGAGAGCGGACTTGTGATGCATGAAAACATCCGGAAATTTCTTTTGACCATTTAGAGTCTTAACTCTTAAGCATCGGAAACATGATAAGTAGGAGTAGTCAGTCACTTGGTAAGCAGAGGTTGACTGTCCAAACTCGGTGCCTGCACTGCACAGCTCCAAAACTGTAGGAATCAATAAAATATCTGGACCTTACAGGTTGCATCTTAAAGATCCACAAAATATTAAGTTACTATTTCTCCTTAAATACAAAGTAAAAGGGATAAGATAATTTATGTAGTAGTTGAACATGCAagtctttggaaactctggtgtGAACACAAAATCGTTGATTGGTCTTCGGTGTTCTCACATCACAGCGATGTTGTAATCAGATGCTATTGTATTTCTgccaaacaaaataaaaattcagCAATTGTACACGTGGCGTCTCTTTAACAGGCTGAGTTACTCAATAACAACACATCATTCTCAATTCGCCATTCATAATTTTCTCCGAAATTTGGTTTTCTTGTAAAACATTACCAAACACTGCAAAACAAACCATCCATAAAAATAGTGCAGTGCCTATATACGGACTCGCCTACCCTTCACCCAGAAACTGGGACCGCTGTCACCGTGCGCGTGACTATGGGAGGTCATTGAACGGCGCTTGCAGTGTCAAAGCTGAAAAAGCCACTCAAAGGCACTTGCATGTGCAGTAAACAAGACTACAGCGACACTGCAGTGCGCTATATAAAAACAAATTTGACcagaaataaaaactaaccctagTTAAGCCAAAATTAAACCTACCCTTTTTAAGTTGACTACTTTATTTTACTTTACTTAtcgccttcttcttcttcttcgaattctGATTGGTTTCCTCATTTTGGTCTTCGTATACTTCTTCTCTTCGACAGATAGacagaagaagagaggaagaagccTCCAAGGAGTTCGTCGCTGCGAAGTGTCTTCTCCGTATCCGTAACCGTATCCACAGGCGTTTCAATTTCTCTAGGTAAAAAAGATCTTGATCTATTCTTAGTAGTTTTTGGTATATTTAGAATCAGAGTTTTGTATATAGAAGTGAGTGAGTTTCTAGGGTTTTAAtctgtaaaaaaaaagaaaagaagacaaaGATGAGGATTTCTGATTCATCATGTGCCGGGGGTGGTGGTGGGGGATGTGGTGGTGGTGCTATGGTTGTTGCTAATAAAAGTGCAGAAGATGATTTCTTTGGAGATCCAAAAGGATGGCCACCTGGGTTTAGATTTCATCCAACTGATGAAGAATTAATTCTATATTATCTTAAAAGAAAGATGTGTCGACGTCGATTAAAGCTGAATGCCATCGCTGATATCGATGTCTACAAGTGTGATCCTGAAGAATTACCAGGTACCCTTTTCCCCTAATTTTGATTTCAATGTGAAAAGTTTGATTATTTAGCTCAATTTGATTTTAtcttaatttagggttttgtgtagAATTGGGTACTGTAACTTATTGTTGTAATTGAATTGAACTGATCAGTTGTTTGACTAACTGAATTGCAGCTCAATCTCTTCTAAAGACTGGAGATAGACAGTGGTTCTTCTTCAGCCCCCGAGATAGGAAGTACCCGAATGGGGGGAGATCAAATAGAGCAACTAGACAAGGTTACTGGAAGGCAACAGGGAAAGATCGACGAATTGAATGGAACTCTCGATCAGTTGGATGTAAGAAAACCCTAGTCTTCTACAGAGGCCGTGCTCCTAGTGGTGAGAGAACTGATTGGGTCATGCACGAATATACCTTGGATGAAGAGGAGCTCAAGAGATGCAAAACTGCAGTGGTATGAATCCTGATTATGCTTTAATCTTCTTAAAACCTTGTGTTGATTTGATTACCCAGTTGAGTTTTTTAGATTTTGAGTTCTCCTAATGAAATTTGTTTCTGGTTTTTTCGATTTGCAGGATTGCTATGCCCTGTATAAGGTTTACAAGAAGAGTGGAGCTGGTCCTAAAAATGGTGAACAATATGGAGCTCCATTCAGGGAGGAGGATTGGGCCGATGACAGTGATCTGGTAGAAGCAATTGCACCCAACCATGATCAGGTGCAACATTTGGATAACAATGTTAATGGTGATAAATCTTTAGTTGACAATCCAAGTGAGCCACAGTGTGACCTCCTCGATGAGATCTTGGGGCTGATTGCCAATGAATCCCAAACTACAAATCAGCCAGAAAATGGTCATCTGTTTATCAAGGTATAGCTTCTGGTAACCTTGGCGTCGAACTTGAGTGAAAATTGATCTTTtagctttttattttcttaactATTAGCTCAATAAAATTTGTTAACAGTGCTTGTGATATGTCAATATAGGATGGTGCTGATAAAGGATATGACAATAGTATGATGATGGGCCCCTCTATGGAAACATATTCTGCTGAACCCAGCATGGTATTGAATCCTTCTTATATTCAGCACGGTACACAGTATAGCTTCGATGTGACACGTTCGGTTATTTCTCATATACCATCAAACGAAGCACCCGAAGTCTCATCTGCATCTCCATATACTTCTGAACTGGTTCTTCCTGAACTCGATGAAGATAACTTTCTGGAAATCAATGATCTTCTCGGTCCGCAGCCTGGATATTCTGATGTAAATCATGCTGATGACAGCTTATTCTCTGAAGAGCCTGAATTTTACTTTGATGCAGCTCAGTATCTTCGAGACACGGAAGCCACTGATCGACAGACTAACTCATATCTGTATTCTAATAATCCTATTGGTGAACTAACAGGCCATTCGGATCACCAAATGCAACCGAACCACCTAGTTTATGAAAATGAGCATGTTGCTTCACAGCTTTGGATGCATGATCAGAACTGTGATGGATTTGTTTCATCAGAATTAAACCATGCGACTGTGGCTCCATTAAATTCAGGTATATATAAGTCTGACTCGAGGTCCTATTAATCACTGTATATCCACTTAGCTAAGCTGTCATTGCTTAGTTGGTTCCTGATCTGGCTCGTTAATCTTTAGGTACAAATGTAATACATTCTGGTGGTTCTTCGGGTAACTATGTTGGTCAGCAAACACATAACCAAGGAAGTAACAATGATGATATTGATGTGGACACTTGGTTTTCCTCAGCAATTTCATCCTTATTGGCATCAGTTCCAACTCCTCCTGCAATAGCCGCAGATAATGCCATAATTAACCGTGCATTTGAGCGCATGTCAAGTTTCGGTAGAGTTCGAATTCCTAAAAGAGATGCAGAGGTTCTTGGAGGTTTACGTCCTAATGTGGGGAGGAGAAATGCTACCAGAAACGGAGGATACTTCTTCCTATCGATACTTGTTGCACTTTGTGCAATTTGTTGGCTATTAATGATTGGAACGACGATAAAGGTGGTGAAAACTTTTGTGTGGAAGTTTATTTCTTCGTAGTAAGTGGTGGTGTGAATTTGCATATTGAAAGAAAAATCATTTCTCTTTAGGGTAGCAATTTTCTTTTTTTACCATCTTAAAGGCCAATTTGTTattatctaaagacttaaaggtcttgacaaataaagctcccacgttgaacggtgaggaaaccctcgctttttattggtcgaaataggccttttttgagttttgtgaaacgagcgttttggtgaggatACTTGGCAGTTggtaggggtgtaaatattaCCCGAAAAAACTCAGCCTGCCCGTACCCGCCCAAGCCCGCCTGTACCTGAAattgcccaaagcctgttataGCCCGTTGCGGGCTATCCGGCCCGGCCTGGTTAGTGTGAACGGGCGGGCTCAGGCTTTCTCCAAATTTTTtctacccggcctggtgcccgccCAAACTACTTGACCCATTACCCGTTCTATCTGCCCGACCCAAGTGCATGGTCATTATTTCGATATAcccgagaatatcttcaattgaaTCTTCCGTAATTCCATTCTTCcctaaaacaaaagaagaaaacaagttTATCTTTCTTTCCATATCTTTGGAGAAAATCAGAAAAGATTTCATCTTATCAATCTACAGAAATTCTACCCAAACTTGCGGCAATTCTACCCAGAATTTTAGGAAGTTAGATTTCTTTATAAGCCAGTATGATTTTCTCTTTATCTCTGACGGGTTTCAACAAGAGAAGAATTTTCATcagtcaaaaatcaaaaaaaaaaaagaaaaattgatcgGTGAATCGGAGGTGTTTGTGGCTGTAAGTATTTTCTTAAAACTTAATTTATATCTATCGAAGTTATGTTAtcaatttaattttttaatttctagtAATAAGTTTGAAGTATGATTATTGAGATTCTGAGAAATGAATTTCATGCTTATCAACTGTTTGTAGAGTTGTCTAAAACAAGTAATATACTGTCCTCTAGATTCTGAGGAATACAGTTAGATCTGTATGGTTTAATATAATTGCATGTTATACTGTCCTCTAGATTCTGAGAAATACAGTTAGATCTGTATGGTTTAATATAGAGTAATCCATAGTTGTATTCACAGCTTCTTTTAATAAGTTAGATCTCAAAAGCACAAGCTTTTTCAGATGCACACAGTAACTAATTAGTTAGATCTCAAAAGTACAAGTTTTTTACATATACTTAACTATCTATGTTATGTTGTTAGCAGGAACATACAACATGGATACTACTGAAGTTCAAATGAATTCTGAAGGAGATAATGAGACTAACTTGAACGGTGATGTTGCTGCCTCCACAAATCCATCAACTATAACCACAGATGAAGGGAAGCAAAAAGAATCTAGGCTGAGATCAAAGGTGTGGGGTGATTACGAACGCTTTACAATGGCAGATCCAGAAAACCCTACCAAAGTCTTAAAGAGAGCACGTTGCAAACTATGCAGCATTGATTTTTCTGGGGATCCTGGTGCAGGCACATCACATCTCAGTAGACATACCATAAGCTGTCAGAAAAAGCAAAAAACTGATTCCGAGCAGACCTTAATAGCCAGGGATGGGGAAGGTAATATCATTTCTTTTCAGTTTAGTCAAGCTAGAGCAAGAAAGAATATCATTAAACTTATTATCTTGCGTAAACTCCCTTTCCAATTCGTTGAAGATAAATTTTTTGCATGGTGTATCAACGACAGCTTTCATCCTAGTTTTGTTAGTTTTAGTCGAACTACTGCTCGAAATGATATCTTGAAGTTTTTTAGagaagggaaagaaaatttgaaaaAAGTTCTTATGGAAAATTCAGGAAAAATTTCTTTGACTTCAGATATTTGGTTATCAAAACGTCAGAAATTAAGCTATATTTCACTCACTGGGCATTTTATTGATAAGGATTGGGTGCTAAGAAAAAGAATCTTGTCTTATTTATTAATCGATGTGTCACACACCGGAGAACAAATTGCTGAGATGATTAATCAAATGTTAGTTAATGATTGGGAAATTTCTCAAAAAGTATTTTCTCTTTCGATGGATAACGCTAGTGCAAATACATTGTCAATCAAACATTTGAAAGTGTTAATGCCTAACCTTCCATCGAAAGGGGATTTATTTCACGTGCGTTGTTGCTGCCACATACTAAATTTAGTTGTTCAGGACGGATTAAAAGTTAAGGAATTTAAGGAGATGCTTGAAAATATTAAGGATACTATAGCTTTTATGTTTGCTTCTTCTGTGAGATATGGACAGTTCAGAAATGCATGTCGGTCAGTGGGTATGCGTCCTAAAAAGCTCCAAACTGATTGTGAGCACAGGTGGAACTCCACTTATATGATGTTAAAAGATGTACTTCCCTATCGTAACGCAATTCAAAGGTGTCTCGCAGATATGGCATGTCGTTACAGTGTAactaattctgattgggaataTGCTGAACTGTTGTGCAATTTTTTGCAGCCTTTTTATGAAGCAACTAACTACTTTTCTGGCGTTGATTATGCAACAAGTAACTCTGTTCTTAGATTTTTGTTTGTTATCGGAAAAAAAATTTCAGCTCACAGAAATATTCCTAGTTTGAAGGTCATTATTGCTACCATGGAAGAAAAATTCGTAAAATATTGGGGTGAGACTCCTCATTTGTTTGCGATAGCTTGCATATTGGACCCTCGACTTAACTTCAAAGGTATGGAAACTACTTTTTCTGACATTGAGGAATGCTTCGGTACTTCTGCATATACAATTCGATGTCATAAGGAGCAAAGCAGTTTAATATCCCAAAAGCTGAAAAGTCTTTTTGCTGAGTACGTAACTGCCATGGAAGTGGGCGGACAAGTGAATACCGTTTCTAATACTTCTGCAACTCTCACTAGTACACATCCACCTTTACAGGGAAATTCATGGGATGCTAGCTCCTCCTCCTCAGTTGAAGACATTTTTTGGGAATCTCGAAGTAGGCATAGAAGTGACCCGCTTGCTACAGCATCACAAGAACTTACAAGGTATTATGCTGAGCCACCACCAAGTTTAGAGGAGATGAAAAGTTTTGATGTATTGGCTTGGTGGAAACAAAATGAAAAGAGGTATCCAGTCCTTTCTTGCATTTCGCGTGATGTCTTAGCAGTTCAGGTGTCCACGGTTGCATCTGAATCAGCCTTTTCTCTCGGAAAGCGTGTTGTAGGTGATTATCGGAGCTGTTTAACGCCAAAAATGTTGGAGTCTTGTGTGTGTTTGAAAGATTGGTGGAAAGCTGAGTTTAAAGACTACCTTCAAACCATGGATCCATTGAACGATGATATTTCCATGGAAGATGAAGACGATCAAGTGTCCACTTGATTCAGTTTATCTTTAAGGTATGTTACTATTGACAGTCAAAACATATATGATTTCTATGTTATTATTAATTCTGGCAGATTTTCTAACTCAGTTGATAGTTTTATAAAAATGTGTAGGTAATCTAGTACATAACATTAGTTCAGTTGATAGTTGATAGTTTTATAAAAAGATAACAAAAGTAACTAGTCAGTAGGCAACCAaaatatgtttttcttttctgGTGATAAGATTTCACTGTATATTGTATAGTATAGTGTATAACTCTTTAATGTTGCTCTCTTTTTAATATGTGTAGGTAAAGGAGCATAGAGTTCCAAGTTGTTAGACTGCATGAATAAACAAGTTCTTCAAGACTTAGAGAAGCGCCTGGGAGCTCATGGATAGTCTATTTTAATTATGAACAAACAATTTTCTTAGAGTTTAGTTATTCTTTTGATAggaattttatgttttttttttctgcatcCTACAAGACTATAAGTATTTGTTCATTACATTATTTAGACATTCTAAAGTTGCTTCTCTAGTTATATTGTAATTCAAACATGAATATGAGTCATATGACAGACAAGAAAAAGGTGACCTGCCCGGCCTGCCTGGCCTGGCCTGTTTAATATTTGGGCTTtgggcaggctttgggcttggaaACTATTGTTACTGcccggcctgcccggcctgtcagGCCTTTTGGGTAACTTAACTCATAGCCTATCCAGCCCGGCCTGATATACAAAACAGGCCAGGCatcccggcctgcccgaatttacacccttAGCAGTTGGCAACGTACGATTGagttaaatttaaaaaaataggaaaaagattaaaaaaaggaaaccaaattcaatttggaattcatgacatggcaatatttaggtgaggacacttggcacgtatgattggtttaaaaattacaaacttaaaaaggaaaacctaacttactgtgttttggaattttttggaaatccaaattcaatttggaaatcgagtaactactatattaggatttttttttccaaattaatatataaagggaaaaaaatacacatatattctgcgaaaataaaaggaaaaaataaataaaatatgcacATATTCTCCACTAATTTAATATATTTTCCCCACCACATCAAATAGAGAAAAGCCCCGCGCATTCCaagttaaaaggaaaaataaataaaatttgcacacattctccaacctatttaatgtatttgcccgCCACACCatatcaaaaatacatcgccacgggcGGGACGAAACCCCGCGCTCACCAAATCTAAAATACATCGATATGGGGagggcgaagccccgcgcacaccaaatcaaaattacATTTCCACGGGGTGGGACGAAGTCCTGCGCACaacaagttaaaagaaaaatatgtccggtgcatagcacgggcacaaatctagtttaGTTATAATTGACTAATAGTGGCTAAACAACATCAGTGAGCTAAGGAGCAAATATAATGTACCTTTCTAAGTAGCGCTTCGTGTGTCTTTTTAATTCAGTTAATTCACATCGTCCAGAAGTAGAACCCCTTATTATAAAGTAAATTGGtaaatattatttttattgttatgaaataaagaaaacacaaaaactaagggaataaaaagaagagaattgtgttcatttttgtGTAATTACATAGTTTTAAGCCTCTAAGGCAAATTTTGGTACCTAAGATTACAAAAACCCTTAACCTTAGAAATTTTTTGACTTAAGGACAGCTTAGTCAACAAATTCATAACATTCCCCCTGATGATTAGAAACAGTAGCTAGAAACGGATGTCGGAACCATAACGTTTTTGTTTCACAAGAAACCAATTCTTTTGCTTGTAGAAGTCATTCTGAAATCGTAACTTCTGACTGTTTTGCTTTCAGAAGTCAAGAAGCAACCTCTGGAATGGTATCTAAACCGCGTATAAGTGATTATGATATATCCCAAAAAAACTTAAAATATAAAAACCTGAAATTACGTAAGCATGTAGAAACGTAAAATAGCGTTGGGCACGAGAATGTTGCCTTAttaccttgacgaaggaaaaaataaatacaacaaGAGAAGTCCAGTGAGTGCAATTTTGATGATGACACTCCCATTGATGAATACTTAAATCTTGGTTTGCAAATTGTTGAATCGAGAGTTTCCAATTTCGATGAAAAATGTCTTGAATGATGGAGATAATAAcgccttttctttaatttttcacAAGCGGTATTGTCATTGAATAATCGTGTTCTCAAGTCTTCATGCCTCTTTAAGAAAATTCAGGAAGTGTCACAGATTAACTTCTTAGAGATGGTTCCTAAaagtagttgatgtagtttcttcaacaatgTACCAAGATATGAATACAAAACCATATGTGAATAAGAATCGTATTTTTGATTCAACCCTAGTGATTCAGAAGGACGCCCAAATTTCTAGAAGATAATTATGATGGGTTGGTCTAATCAAATGTGGGCATTTGTTGATACCCTAAAATAACCATATAAGAACGAAGCCCAAATGGGGTAATAATGGGGTTCGTATGGTAATCTCAAGGCAATTTGGGCCTGAGATGAGAAGTTATAATGACTCATTAAGGAAGGTCAAAGCATTAGTCTAAGAGGGAAGACCAAAGAGTCAAGTCTAGCTTAGAAAGAAaggaagtgttagagcactgctcggtcgaactcgtaagcatttgctatctcaagcttgtttgtcaagtttagttgccaaaactatgagtcttgatttctagtctactaatagctaagtctcggactaggatagaaagtgtagttgagctctagactccacgatgttcatcatgcaaaggcgaagaactactcaaggaactggtgtaacttcatcgacaaaaaggtatatggagacttgaacttatctatcactcaaaagtctactttatctcctatcttgagacaaaagtcgtattgcaatatagactatgattatacacatgtactatttcgagctgagtttatctcgctcatctatttctcgaaatatgtgttggtaagattttgctttggccaagttcatctttactagtgacgaaagtcatattagtttcaaatacttgaaaatcgctttgacgaaaaaaagtttgagaacaacaactatataacgtcctctaagaatgtttcaatgattgaaatgagagtttagaatacataaccatggttggatataaacattgtgagacaactcatatgtgtgtaagtccaatatccttgaactaaagtatgtgtacttttctgctcaggaaaccggaactaaagttcgCGTACTGCTgcaagttcacatcccgtgaatttctactggagtttgtgaactgaaaacaaacttaatccgggtacttaagtccacgtaccagtatgcgtacttaagtaggttattttctaaaaacagtttaaatcTTGAACTAAGATACTTATAttttaaagaatgcaatctttgcaaaccgtggatatgatgttcatgaattgattcgagtgaatcaaaactgtttttgtttcgattgtgtcttgtatacttctatgagatctaagcaattgaacaactctct
This genomic stretch from Papaver somniferum cultivar HN1 chromosome 5, ASM357369v1, whole genome shotgun sequence harbors:
- the LOC113283445 gene encoding NAC domain-containing protein 17-like, which gives rise to MRISDSSCAGGGGGGCGGGAMVVANKSAEDDFFGDPKGWPPGFRFHPTDEELILYYLKRKMCRRRLKLNAIADIDVYKCDPEELPAQSLLKTGDRQWFFFSPRDRKYPNGGRSNRATRQGYWKATGKDRRIEWNSRSVGCKKTLVFYRGRAPSGERTDWVMHEYTLDEEELKRCKTAVDCYALYKVYKKSGAGPKNGEQYGAPFREEDWADDSDLVEAIAPNHDQVQHLDNNVNGDKSLVDNPSEPQCDLLDEILGLIANESQTTNQPENGHLFIKDGADKGYDNSMMMGPSMETYSAEPSMVLNPSYIQHGTQYSFDVTRSVISHIPSNEAPEVSSASPYTSELVLPELDEDNFLEINDLLGPQPGYSDVNHADDSLFSEEPEFYFDAAQYLRDTEATDRQTNSYLYSNNPIGELTGHSDHQMQPNHLVYENEHVASQLWMHDQNCDGFVSSELNHATVAPLNSGTNVIHSGGSSGNYVGQQTHNQGSNNDDIDVDTWFSSAISSLLASVPTPPAIAADNAIINRAFERMSSFGRVRIPKRDAEVLGGLRPNVGRRNATRNGGYFFLSILVALCAICWLLMIGTTIKVVKTFVWKFISS
- the LOC113278046 gene encoding zinc finger BED domain-containing protein DAYSLEEPER-like gives rise to the protein MEEKFVKYWGETPHLFAIACILDPRLNFKGMETTFSDIEECFGTSAYTIRCHKEQSSLISQKLKSLFAEYVTAMEVGGQVNTVSNTSATLTSTHPPLQGNSWDASSSSSVEDIFWESRSRHRSDPLATASQELTRYYAEPPPSLEEMKSFDVLAWWKQNEKR